A stretch of Gemmatimonas aurantiaca T-27 DNA encodes these proteins:
- the dxr gene encoding 1-deoxy-D-xylulose-5-phosphate reductoisomerase: MITPPVGVALLGATGSVGTSALRVLERHRERFVPVALTAHSNQDALQEQVAQFSPAYVGLVAPPTDELPEDWGKGRSCLVEAATRPDVQIVINAVVGAAGLEATLAALTAGKRVALANKETLVMAGQIVTDTARRHGGALVPVDSEHSAILQCLAGREPSDVRRLIITASGGPFRTWNSERIAQATVSDALRHPTWQMGSKITIDSATLANKALEVIEAHHLFGIPYDRIDVVVHPQSIVHSLVEFVDGSVLAQMGVPSMELPILYALTWPERLPDAGVPPFDLVGLGSLTFEAVRHDDFPMLALGIAAGRQGGAAPAVFNAANEVAVAHFLDGRLPFAGIVQCVSAAVDALGTMPGDTLDALLAADAAARDYVNAKVGS, from the coding sequence ATGATCACGCCACCTGTTGGCGTGGCGTTGCTGGGAGCCACGGGTTCGGTCGGCACCAGTGCGCTTCGGGTGCTGGAGCGTCATCGCGAACGTTTTGTGCCCGTGGCGTTGACCGCGCACAGCAATCAGGACGCACTGCAAGAGCAAGTCGCACAATTTTCGCCCGCGTACGTGGGCCTGGTGGCCCCGCCAACGGACGAACTCCCCGAAGACTGGGGGAAGGGCAGGTCGTGCCTCGTCGAAGCCGCTACGCGCCCCGATGTGCAGATCGTGATCAATGCGGTGGTGGGCGCCGCTGGGCTCGAGGCCACGCTCGCGGCGCTGACCGCCGGGAAGCGGGTGGCATTGGCCAACAAGGAAACACTGGTCATGGCCGGGCAGATCGTGACCGACACCGCGCGCCGTCATGGCGGAGCGCTCGTGCCGGTGGACAGTGAACACTCCGCGATCCTGCAATGCCTGGCCGGCCGAGAACCCTCCGACGTGCGACGGTTGATCATTACCGCATCGGGAGGTCCGTTTCGCACCTGGAATTCCGAGCGCATTGCGCAGGCCACCGTGTCGGACGCCCTGCGGCATCCGACGTGGCAGATGGGCAGCAAGATCACCATCGACAGTGCCACGCTGGCCAACAAGGCGCTCGAGGTGATCGAAGCCCATCACCTGTTCGGCATCCCGTACGATCGTATCGACGTGGTGGTGCACCCACAGAGCATCGTGCACTCGCTGGTGGAGTTCGTCGATGGTAGTGTGTTGGCGCAGATGGGTGTTCCCTCCATGGAGCTCCCCATCCTGTACGCGCTGACCTGGCCGGAACGGCTGCCGGACGCCGGCGTACCACCGTTCGATCTGGTTGGGCTCGGTTCACTCACGTTCGAAGCGGTACGTCACGACGATTTCCCGATGCTGGCATTGGGGATTGCCGCTGGGCGCCAGGGTGGCGCGGCGCCGGCAGTCTTCAATGCTGCCAACGAGGTGGCCGTGGCACATTTTCTTGACGGGCGTCTGCCATTCGCAGGTATCGTGCAGTGTGTATCGGCCGCGGTCGATGCACTCGGCACCATGCCGGGGGATACGCTCGATGCGCTGCTCGCGGCTGACGCGGCAGCGCGTGACTACGTCAATGCCAAGGTGGGGTCCTGA
- a CDS encoding phosphatidate cytidylyltransferase, with translation MNELARRVIVALIGAPLAIGLIWIGDAALATLLSAMAAIGAWEFYRIAREGGGTPMGAIGITLSALIPLAVHARYLGVADLPIAVIVPMLAIGLLAASIWMRGVQGKPLEATSSTLFGALYTGGTLSFAYALRYHNYAVGDLAGALVVIVPVVLTWASDTGAYFSGRLIGGRKLMPSVSPGKTIAGAIGAVVTTVVVAYALMQWLLVPHAQLAFTTLGVVTFGVLISVTAQIGDLAESLLKREAGVKDSGTLFPGHGGVLDRLDSLFFVLPTAYVLYDWLLIPAPGLR, from the coding sequence GTGAACGAACTCGCGCGGCGTGTCATCGTCGCCCTCATTGGTGCACCACTCGCCATTGGCCTGATCTGGATTGGCGATGCGGCGCTCGCCACGTTGCTCAGCGCCATGGCGGCGATCGGTGCCTGGGAGTTCTATCGCATCGCCCGTGAAGGTGGCGGAACGCCCATGGGAGCCATCGGCATCACGCTCTCGGCGCTGATCCCACTCGCCGTCCATGCCCGGTATCTCGGCGTCGCAGACCTGCCGATTGCGGTGATCGTGCCGATGCTGGCCATCGGCCTGCTTGCGGCCAGCATCTGGATGCGTGGTGTACAGGGCAAACCGCTGGAAGCCACTTCGAGCACCTTGTTCGGCGCGCTGTACACCGGCGGTACGCTGAGCTTTGCCTATGCCCTGCGATACCACAACTACGCGGTCGGAGACCTGGCCGGTGCGTTGGTGGTGATCGTGCCCGTTGTGCTCACGTGGGCCAGTGATACCGGCGCCTATTTCAGCGGACGACTGATTGGCGGCCGGAAGCTCATGCCCTCGGTCAGTCCCGGCAAAACCATTGCAGGTGCGATTGGTGCCGTCGTCACCACGGTGGTCGTGGCGTACGCCCTGATGCAGTGGTTGCTGGTGCCGCACGCCCAGCTCGCGTTCACCACCCTCGGGGTCGTGACATTTGGTGTGCTGATCAGCGTGACGGCCCAGATCGGTGATCTGGCTGAGTCACTGCTCAAGCGGGAAGCGGGCGTGAAGGACAGCGGCACGCTGTTTCCTGGTCACGGTGGCGTGCTCGATCGACTCGATTCGCTGTTTTTTGTGCTGCCCACGGCCTACGTGCTGTATGACTGGCTGTTGATTCCCGCGCCAGGACTGCGATGA
- a CDS encoding isoprenyl transferase, with protein MAESSSELLARIRVHGAVPRHIAIIMDGNGRWARERHMPRAFGHRSGMKAVREVVEGALEAGVEWLSLFAFSQENWQRPETEVSALMSLLEEYIAREAAELAQQGVRVYVHGDLSRLTPAAANAVRRVMEQTVTGNRLGLNLFISYGGRAELVRATRQLAADVAAGRLTADAITEDEISARLYTAGCPDPDLLIRTSGEQRLSNFLLWQVAYAELFISSLYWPDFDRHALYGAISDFQRRDRRFGRVST; from the coding sequence ATGGCTGAATCTTCGTCGGAACTCCTGGCACGCATTCGTGTGCATGGGGCGGTGCCGCGTCACATTGCGATCATCATGGATGGCAATGGACGCTGGGCGCGCGAGCGCCATATGCCGCGGGCCTTCGGGCATCGCTCCGGCATGAAAGCGGTGCGGGAAGTGGTGGAAGGCGCGCTCGAAGCCGGTGTGGAATGGCTCTCGCTCTTTGCCTTCTCACAGGAAAACTGGCAGCGGCCCGAGACGGAGGTCTCAGCGCTGATGTCATTGCTGGAGGAGTACATCGCGCGCGAAGCCGCCGAACTCGCCCAGCAAGGTGTCCGAGTGTACGTGCATGGTGACCTGAGCCGTCTCACGCCAGCCGCCGCCAACGCCGTGCGCCGCGTGATGGAGCAGACGGTCACCGGAAACCGTCTCGGACTCAATCTGTTCATCTCCTACGGCGGGCGGGCAGAGCTGGTCCGCGCCACACGCCAATTGGCCGCCGACGTCGCCGCCGGTCGTCTGACCGCGGACGCGATCACCGAAGACGAGATCAGCGCGCGGTTGTATACCGCCGGATGCCCTGACCCCGATTTGCTGATCAGAACCTCAGGTGAGCAGCGACTGTCCAATTTCCTGCTGTGGCAGGTGGCCTACGCCGAGCTGTTCATCTCGAGCCTGTACTGGCCCGATTTCGATCGCCACGCGTTGTACGGTGCGATCAGTGACTTCCAGCGCCGTGACCGGCGTTTCGGCCGTGTGAGCACGTGA
- the frr gene encoding ribosome recycling factor yields MSTTAQILKDAKSGMEKAIENSKKEFSSVRSGKASPNMLDTIKVEAYGSFVPLNQVASIAAPEPRILLVTPFDKGQAKVIEKAIRESELGLDPAHQGGVIRVPLPSMNEQRRKELVKVLHKMAEDGRIAVRHARTDGRDKLKKLDGVSEDDKKHTEKDLQKVHDDFIGKLDALVKAKEAELMEV; encoded by the coding sequence ATGAGCACAACCGCGCAGATCCTGAAGGACGCCAAGAGCGGCATGGAAAAGGCCATCGAGAACTCCAAGAAGGAGTTTTCGAGCGTGCGTTCCGGCAAGGCGTCCCCGAACATGTTGGACACCATCAAGGTCGAGGCCTACGGCTCGTTCGTGCCGCTCAATCAGGTGGCGTCGATCGCGGCTCCCGAGCCGCGCATCTTGCTGGTCACGCCCTTCGACAAGGGGCAGGCCAAGGTCATCGAAAAGGCCATCCGTGAGTCCGAACTGGGCCTGGATCCCGCCCATCAGGGTGGTGTGATCCGCGTGCCGCTGCCGAGCATGAACGAGCAGCGTCGCAAGGAACTGGTGAAGGTGCTGCACAAGATGGCTGAAGACGGTCGCATCGCTGTGCGTCATGCCCGGACGGATGGCCGCGACAAGCTCAAGAAGCTCGATGGCGTGTCGGAAGACGACAAGAAGCACACGGAGAAGGACCTGCAGAAGGTCCACGATGACTTCATCGGCAAGCTCGACGCCTTGGTGAAGGCGAAGGAAGCCGAATTGATGGAGGTTTGA
- the pyrH gene encoding UMP kinase, which yields MLTQDAAEGKPLRFSRILLKISGEALAGDRGVGFDFDRIGFFADQIVEVARMGVQLGLVIGGGNIVRGTQLSQMGMDRVGADYMGMLGTVINAMALQDVLEKKGLDTRVMTAIRMEELAEPYIRRRALRHFEKGRTVIFAAGTGNPYFSTDTAAVLRAIQMKADVIIKATSVDGVYSADPKKDPNATFYETISYRDVMLEELRVMDQTAITLSKENQLPLIVLNLHSPGAIVRAVRGERVGTLVS from the coding sequence GTGCTCACGCAAGACGCGGCAGAGGGCAAGCCACTGCGCTTCTCGCGTATCCTGCTCAAGATCTCCGGCGAAGCCCTCGCCGGAGATCGCGGCGTGGGCTTCGATTTCGACCGGATCGGGTTTTTTGCCGATCAGATCGTGGAAGTCGCCCGCATGGGTGTGCAGCTTGGCCTGGTCATCGGCGGCGGCAACATCGTGCGTGGCACCCAGCTTTCCCAGATGGGTATGGATCGAGTGGGCGCCGACTACATGGGCATGCTCGGCACCGTCATCAATGCGATGGCGCTGCAGGACGTGCTCGAGAAGAAGGGGCTCGACACCCGTGTCATGACCGCGATCCGGATGGAAGAGCTGGCGGAACCGTACATTCGTCGACGTGCCTTGCGGCATTTCGAGAAAGGACGCACGGTGATCTTTGCCGCCGGCACGGGCAATCCGTATTTTTCGACCGACACGGCGGCCGTGTTGCGTGCCATCCAGATGAAGGCGGATGTCATCATCAAGGCCACCAGCGTCGACGGGGTGTATTCCGCCGATCCGAAGAAGGACCCGAACGCGACGTTCTACGAAACGATCAGCTACCGTGACGTGATGCTCGAAGAGCTGCGAGTGATGGACCAGACGGCCATCACGCTCAGCAAGGAGAATCAGTTGCCACTGATCGTGCTCAACCTCCACAGCCCCGGAGCCATCGTCCGCGCCGTCCGCGGCGAGCGCGTCGGGACACTGGTTTCGTGA
- the tsf gene encoding translation elongation factor Ts, producing MSTPITAKAVAELRQRTGAGMMDCKKALEETNGDMDAAVEYLRKKGIAKAEKRSDRSTSEGIVGGEIFNDGTSGAILEVACETDFVARNEDFGKVVASLVAHRVQSTAADIEAMLREPMASSPSETVEEYVKGASARTGEAVNVKRTARFDAGANGQVGMYRHHNGKLATIVQITASSADVASHEATRELLKYIAEHVAASAPVAVDRSGVPADKIDSERRIAEEQARQAGKPDAMIEKIATGKVEAFLKDVTLLPQPWVRDPALTISQLVADYAKKAGGTITVDRFARLQLGAE from the coding sequence ATGAGCACCCCGATCACGGCCAAGGCCGTCGCTGAACTGCGCCAGCGCACCGGCGCCGGCATGATGGATTGCAAGAAGGCCCTCGAAGAGACCAACGGCGATATGGACGCGGCCGTGGAATACCTTCGCAAGAAGGGCATCGCGAAGGCGGAAAAGCGCTCGGATCGTTCGACCAGCGAAGGCATCGTCGGCGGCGAGATCTTCAACGACGGCACGTCGGGCGCGATCCTCGAAGTGGCGTGTGAAACCGACTTCGTCGCGCGCAATGAAGATTTCGGCAAGGTGGTGGCGTCGCTCGTCGCACACCGTGTGCAGTCGACGGCGGCGGACATCGAAGCGATGCTGCGTGAGCCGATGGCGTCCAGCCCGAGCGAGACGGTGGAAGAGTACGTGAAGGGCGCCTCCGCCCGCACGGGTGAAGCCGTGAACGTCAAGCGCACGGCGCGCTTCGACGCCGGCGCGAACGGCCAGGTGGGCATGTATCGCCACCACAACGGCAAGCTCGCCACCATCGTGCAGATCACGGCCTCGTCGGCCGACGTGGCGTCGCATGAAGCCACGCGCGAACTGCTCAAGTACATCGCTGAACACGTCGCCGCCTCGGCGCCGGTGGCGGTGGACCGCAGTGGCGTGCCGGCCGACAAGATCGACAGCGAACGTCGCATTGCCGAAGAGCAGGCCCGTCAGGCCGGCAAGCCGGATGCGATGATCGAGAAGATCGCCACGGGCAAGGTCGAAGCCTTCCTGAAGGACGTGACGCTGCTGCCCCAGCCCTGGGTCCGTGACCCGGCGCTGACGATCAGCCAGCTCGTGGCCGACTATGCGAAGAAGGCCGGTGGCACCATCACGGTCGACCGTTTCGCGCGCCTGCAGCTCGGCGCCGAGTGA
- the rpsB gene encoding 30S ribosomal protein S2, whose translation MSTPSLEQLLAAGVHFGHQTRRWNPKMRRFIFAERNGIHIIDLQKTLRQIELAQKLVREVVLRGENVLFVCTKRQLAAIVRNEAERCGAMFVTERWLGGMLTNYQTVKKQVKKLKELEAGSEEGGGFTNYTKKEQLLMSRQRDKLSKYLSGIKSMHRLPGLLFIIDSKKERIAVSEANKLGVPIVAIVDTNADPDLITVPIAGNDDAIRSVELIAKVVADTIDEARREAPVRAVEEEQESYTFSSDRGTEPAGRGDRGGRGGDNRGGDNRGGGNSGGGDDRSGGRRPRRRRAKPEAIAARLKPGSDSPAGDDSAPAPSAE comes from the coding sequence ATGTCGACTCCGTCACTCGAGCAGTTGCTCGCCGCGGGCGTTCACTTCGGGCACCAGACCCGTCGTTGGAACCCGAAAATGCGCCGCTTCATTTTTGCCGAGCGCAATGGCATTCACATCATCGACCTCCAGAAGACCCTCCGTCAGATCGAACTGGCGCAGAAGCTGGTCCGTGAGGTCGTCCTGCGTGGCGAAAACGTGCTGTTCGTCTGCACGAAGCGCCAGCTCGCCGCCATCGTGCGTAACGAAGCCGAACGCTGTGGCGCGATGTTCGTCACCGAGCGTTGGCTCGGCGGCATGCTGACGAACTACCAGACCGTCAAGAAGCAGGTCAAGAAGCTCAAGGAGCTCGAAGCCGGCAGCGAAGAAGGCGGCGGCTTCACGAACTACACGAAGAAAGAACAGCTCCTCATGAGCCGCCAGCGCGACAAGCTGAGCAAGTACCTGTCGGGCATCAAGTCGATGCACCGCCTGCCGGGGCTGCTGTTCATCATCGACTCCAAGAAGGAACGCATCGCCGTCTCCGAAGCGAACAAGCTCGGTGTGCCGATTGTCGCCATCGTGGATACGAACGCCGATCCCGACCTGATCACGGTGCCCATCGCCGGTAACGACGATGCCATCCGTTCGGTCGAGCTCATCGCGAAGGTGGTGGCCGACACGATCGACGAAGCGCGCCGCGAAGCACCCGTGCGCGCCGTCGAAGAAGAGCAGGAGAGCTACACGTTCAGCAGCGATCGTGGCACCGAGCCCGCCGGTCGTGGTGACCGTGGCGGCCGCGGCGGCGACAATCGTGGTGGTGACAACCGTGGTGGCGGCAACAGCGGTGGTGGTGATGACCGCAGCGGTGGCCGTCGTCCGCGCCGTCGCCGGGCCAAGCCGGAAGCGATCGCTGCACGTCTCAAGCCCGGCTCCGACAGCCCGGCCGGCGACGACAGCGCGCCCGCTCCGAGCGCGGAATAA
- the rpsI gene encoding 30S ribosomal protein S9: MSEQIQSVGRRKEAVCRLYLTPGSGKWLVNGRTLGDYFPRPTLVSAIQQPFTLTDTLGRFDVKATIDGGGVSGQAGAVRLAVARALVQVDETNRKKLREFGLLTRDAREVERKKPGRAGARKRFQFSKR, translated from the coding sequence ATGTCGGAGCAGATTCAGTCCGTTGGTCGTCGCAAGGAAGCGGTGTGCCGTTTGTACCTCACGCCGGGCTCCGGCAAGTGGTTGGTGAACGGTCGCACGCTCGGTGACTACTTCCCGCGTCCGACGCTCGTGTCGGCCATCCAGCAGCCGTTCACGCTGACCGACACGCTCGGCCGTTTCGACGTGAAGGCCACGATCGACGGTGGTGGTGTGTCGGGTCAGGCCGGTGCGGTGCGCCTCGCGGTGGCCCGTGCACTGGTGCAGGTCGACGAGACCAATCGCAAGAAGCTTCGTGAGTTCGGCCTGCTCACGCGCGATGCGCGTGAGGTCGAGCGTAAGAAGCCGGGCCGCGCTGGCGCCCGTAAGCGCTTCCAGTTCTCGAAGCGCTAA